In Anser cygnoides isolate HZ-2024a breed goose chromosome 14, Taihu_goose_T2T_genome, whole genome shotgun sequence, one genomic interval encodes:
- the MRNIP gene encoding MRN complex-interacting protein, with translation MAAPCWVLRCCSCRLFQAQQAKRSAKWSCSVCGQRQALLKVYGRGSGRDCRHHVQKLNSLQGEAEEAIARTARCIEESVNDNENTAAHGEDSSVQQEGRVEVSRWSKYLNKGSEDQEEEEESTERQQFCSWRKNAVEERSGAHQSSL, from the exons ATGGCGGCGCCGTGCTGGGTGCTGCGCTGCTGCTCGTGCCGCCTCTTCCAGGCCCAGCAG GCCAAGCGGAGCGCCAAGTGGAGCTGCAGCGTGTGCGGGCAGCGGCAGGCCCTGCTCAAG GTTTACGGCCGGGGGTCGGGCCGGGACTGCAGGCACCACGTCCAGAAGCTAAACTCGCTGCAGGGCGAGGCGGAGGAGGCGATCGCTCGGACAGCTCG GTGCATAGAAGAATCTGTAAATGacaatgaaaatacagcagCCCATGGTGAAGATAGTTCAGTCCAGCAG GAAGGAAGGGTAGAAGTCAGTCGCTGGAGTAAGTATCTGAACAAGGGCAGTGAAgatcaggaagaggaggaggaaagtaCAGAAAGGCAACAGTTCTGTTCCTGGAGAAAGAATGCTGTAGAAGAACGAAG TGGAGCTCATCAGTCCTCTTTGTGA
- the TBC1D9B gene encoding TBC1 domain family member 9B isoform X1 — MWLGPEEVLLAGALWVTERANPFFLLQRRRGHGKGGGLTGLLVGTLDVVLDSSARVAPYRILHQTQDSQVYWAVACGSSRKEITKHWEWLENNLLQTLSIFDNEEDITTFVKGKIHGIIAEENKNQQPQSEEDPGKFKEAELKMRKQFGMPEVEKLVNYYSCSYWKGRVPRQGWLYLTVNHLCFYSFLLGKEVTLVIQWVDVTQLEKNATLLFPECIKVSTRDSELYFSMFLNINETFKLMEQLANIAMRQLLDNESFLQDKSLPKPRKPLKNISALKRDLDARAKNECYRATFRLPKDECLDGHTDCTLWTPFNKMHIPGQMFVSNNYICFASKAEEACHLIIPLREVTIVEKADSSSVLPSPLSISTKSKMTFFFANLKDRDFLVQRISDFLQRTPSKKPCVSDREWKWNLGDAGCEEVPELPSSSPLAVSPTSALNNRPVNFCAGEVPTASQGLLKLFRRNSEELLGPKGAKEKMKEESWNIHFFEYGRGMCMYRTAKTRELVQKGIPENLRGELWLLFSGAWNEMVTHPGYYGDLVEKSMGKYNLATEEIERDLHRSMPEHPAFQNELGIAALRRVLTAYAFRNPTIGYCQAMNIVTSVLLLYCNEEEAFWLLVALCERMLPDYYNTRVVGALVDQGIFEELTREYLPQLSEKMQELGVISTISLSWFLTLFLSVMPFESAVVIVDCFFYEGIKFILQVSLAILDANMEKLLQCCDEGEAMTILGRYLDNVVNRQSVSPPIPHLHALLTSGDDPPLEIDIFDLIKTSYEKFSNLKADDIEQMRFKQRLKVIQSLEDTAKKSVVRAVSSDIGFSIEELEELYVVFKAKYLMSCYWGNNRAAAARRDQSLPYLEQYRIDMEQFKELFVSLTPWSCGAHTPVLAGRLFRLLDENRDSLINFKEFVTGMSGMYHGDLTDKLKILYKLHLPPALNPEETESALEATSYFTEDVTTEVSPFVSELDFCLPCESQETPEDKGRRNDNGQEKEEKGTSPQDYRYYLRMWAKEKESKKETIKDLPKMSQEQFIELCKTLYNMFSEDPVEQELYHAIATVASLLLRIGEVGKKFSSRPVRKSEDCKTNSTQDPVSEEESPTSEQSQNSAVEQQPQADHEDKTCGDAQPEKNQQENHTLGDGSGEGQGSPLQLLSDDETKDDMSMSSYSMVSTGSLQCEDIADDTVLVGCEGGSAAARYGSTIDTDWSISFEQILASMLTETALVNYFEKKVNILQKIKDQKKVERQFSSSSDYELSSVSG, encoded by the exons ATGTGGCTGGGGCCCGAGGAGGTGCTGCTGGCCGGCGCGCTGTGGGTGACGGAGCGGGCCAACCCCTTCTTCTTGCTCCAGCGCCGGCGGGGACACGGCAAAGGGGGCGGCCTCACGG GTCTCCTTGTGGGAACGTTAGATGTAGTTTTGGATTCCAGTGCCAGAGTTGCCCCGTACCGTATTCTGCACCAGACTCAGGACTCTCAAGTATATTGGGCAGTAGCATGTG GATCATCTCGTAAAGAGATCACAAAGCACTGGGAATGGCTGGAGAATAACTTACTGCAGACTCTATCCATCTTTGATAACGAAGAAGATATCACCACCTTTGTCAAGGGCAAGATACAT GGAATTATTGCTGAAGAGAACAAGAATCAGCAGCCCCAGAGCGAAGAGGATCCAGGTAAATTCAAAGAGGCTGAACTGAAGATGCGGAAGCAGTTTGGGATGCCAGAGGTGGAGAAGTTGGTCAATTACTATTCTTGCAGCTATTGGAAGGGGCGTGTACCCCGGCAGGGATGGCTGTACCTCACTGTCAATCACCTCTGTTTCTATTCCTTCCTACTGGGCAAAGAGG tgacaCTGGTGATTCAATGGGTGGATGTAACccagctagaaaaaaatgctacGCTGCTGTTCCCTGAGTGCATTAAAGTGAGCACAAGGGACAGCgaactttatttttccatgtttcttaACATCAATGAGACCTTCAAGTTGATGGAGCAGTTGGCTAACATTGCTATGCGGCAGCTACTGGATAATGAGAGCTTCCTACAGGACAAGTCCCTCCCAAAGCCCAGGAAGCCTCTTAAGAACATCTCTGCGCTAAAAAG AGACCTTGATGCTCGAGCCAAAAACGAATGCTACCGTGCCACTTTTCGGCTGCCCAAGGATGAGTGCCTGGATGGACATACAGACTGTACCTTGTGGACACCATTCAACAAGATGCACATTCCTGGCCAGATGTTTGTTTCCAACAACTACATCTGTTTTGCCAGCAAGGCAGAGGAGGCTTGTCATCTCATCATTCCTCTCAGGGAG GTGACAATAGTTGAGAAGGCCGATAGTTCCAGTGTCTTGCCCAGCCCTCTGTCCATCAGCACTAAAAGTAAAATGACCTTCTTCTTTGCCAATCTGAAGGACCGAGATTTCTTGGTACAGAGAATCTCTGACTTCTTGCAGAGAACACCATCCAAGAAACCATGCGTCAGTGACAGGGAATGGAAGTGGAATTTGGGTGATGCTGGATGCGAG GAGGTTCCAGAGTTGCCTTCCAGCAGCCCACTTGCAGTTAGCCCCACGTCTGCTCTCAACAATCGACCTGTCAACTTCTGTGCAGGAGAGGTGCCAACAGCCTCCCAGGGACTACTCAAactttttagaagaaattctgAGGAGCTCTTGGGACCCAAAGGG GCAAAGGAGAAGATGAAGGAAGAGTCTTGGAACATTCATTTCTTTGAGTATGGGAGAGGGATGTGTATGTATCGCACTGCCAAGACTAGGGAGCTGGTGCAGAAAGGAATTCCAGAGAATCTTCGTGGAGAGCTGTGGCTACTTTTCTCAG GGGCTTGGAACGAGATGGTCACTCATCCTGGTTACTATGGAGATCTTGTGGAAAAGTCAATGGGAAAGTACAATCTTGCTACAGAAGAAATTGAGAGGGATCTGCACCGTTCTATGCCAGAACATCCTGCCTTCCAGAATGAGTTGGGAATTGCTGCCCTCCGGAGAGTCTTAACAGCTTATGCATTCAGAAATCCAACAATTGGGTACTGTCAG GCAATGAACATTGTTACATCAGTGCTGTTGTTATACTGCAATGAGGAAGAAGCTTTCTGGCTCCTAGTGGCTTTATGTGAGCGGATGTTGCCAGATTACTACAATACAAGAGTAGTGG GTGCATTGGTGGACCAAGGCATCTTTGAAGAACTTACACGAGAGTATCTTCCACAGCTGTCAGAAAAGATGCAGGAGCTGGGAGTGATTTCCACCATATCCCTTTCTTGGTTTCTCACACTCTTTCTCAGTGTCATGCCCTTTGAGAGTGCTGTGGTCATTGTTGACTGTTTTTTCTATGAGGGCATCAAGTTTATCTTACAGGTGTCATTGGCCATACTTGATGCAAACATGGAGAAGTTGTTACAGTGCTGTGATGAAGGTGAAGCCATGACTATCCTGGGCAG GTATTTGGACAATGTAGTTAACAGACAGAGCGTCTCACCCCCTATTCCCCACTTGCATGCCTTATTGACCAGTGGAGATGACCCACCACTTGAAATTGACATCTTTGACCTCATCAAAACATCCTATGAG aaatttAGCAATTTGAAGGCAGATGACATTGAACAAATGCGTTTTAAACAAAGGCTGAAGGTGATCCAGTCTCTAGAGGATACAGCCAAGAAGAGCGTG GTCCGAGCTGTGTCTAGTGACATTGGTTTCTCTATTGAAGAACTGGAAGAGCTGTATGTAGTGTTCAAG GCAAAGTATCTGATGAGTTGCTACTGGGGAAATAATCGTGCTGCAGCTGCCCGCCGAGATCAGAGTTTGCCCTACCTGGAGCAGTATCGCATAGACATGGAGCAGTTCAAAGAGCTGTTCGTCAGTTTGACACCCTGGTCCTGCGGTGCACATACACCTGTGCTGGCAGGACGCTTGTTCCGGCTTCTGGATGAGAACAGGGATTCTCTCATTAACTTCAAGGAGTTTGTTACAGGGATGA GTGGGATGTACCATGGTGACCTCACTGATAAACTCAAAATACTTTACAAACTTCATCTGCCTCCTG CTCTGAATCCAGAGGAGACAGAGTCTGCTTTGGAGGCCACAAGTTATTTCACAGAGGATGTTACGACAGAAG TATCTCCTTTTGTCTCAGAGCTGGATTTCTGCCTGCCCTGTGAGTCTCAAG aaacCCCAGAAGacaaaggaaggagaaatgacAATGGTCaagaaaaag AGGAGAAAGGTACCAGTCCACAGGACTATAGATACTACCTAAGAATGTGGGCCAAGGAAAAAGAGTCCAAGAAAGAAACTATTAAAGATCTCCCCAAAATGAGCCAG GAACAATTCATAGAGTTATGCAAGACCCTTTACAACATGTTCAGTGAGGACCCTGTAGAACAAGAGCTGTACCATGCAATTGCCACTGTAGCCAGTCTCCTTCTGCGAATTGGGGAGGTCGGAAAGAAGTTCTCCAGCAGACCTGTAAGGAAGTCTGAggactgcaaaacaaacagtacCCAAGATCCTGTGAGTGAAGAGGAGTCACCAACATCTGAACAGAGTCAGAATTCGGCAGTGGAGCAGCAACCCCAAGCTGACCATGAGGACAAAACCTGCGGAGATGCTCAGCCCGAAAAAAACCAGCAGGAGAACCATACTCTAGGAGATGGGTCAGGGGAAGGACAAGGCTCTCCTTTGCAGCTGCTATCAGATGATGAAACCAAAGATGATATGTCCATGTCTTCCTACTCCATGGTCAGCACAGGCTCCCTGCAGTGTGAAGACATTGCAGATGACACGGTCCTGGTTGGCTGTGAAGGTGGCAGTGCAGCTGCCAGGTACGGCAGTACCATTGACACTGACTGGTCAATCTCCTTTGAGCAGATCTTAGCTTCCATGCTGACTGAGACAGCCCTCGTAAACTACTTTGAGAAAAAGGTCAACATTCTCCAAAAGATTAAAGATCAGAAGAAGGTGGAGAGGCAGTTCAGTTCATCCAGTGACTACGAACTTTCCTCCGTGTCAGGGTGA
- the TBC1D9B gene encoding TBC1 domain family member 9B isoform X2: MWLGPEEVLLAGALWVTERANPFFLLQRRRGHGKGGGLTGLLVGTLDVVLDSSARVAPYRILHQTQDSQVYWAVACGSSRKEITKHWEWLENNLLQTLSIFDNEEDITTFVKGKIHGIIAEENKNQQPQSEEDPGKFKEAELKMRKQFGMPEVEKLVNYYSCSYWKGRVPRQGWLYLTVNHLCFYSFLLGKEVTLVIQWVDVTQLEKNATLLFPECIKVSTRDSELYFSMFLNINETFKLMEQLANIAMRQLLDNESFLQDKSLPKPRKPLKNISALKRDLDARAKNECYRATFRLPKDECLDGHTDCTLWTPFNKMHIPGQMFVSNNYICFASKAEEACHLIIPLREVTIVEKADSSSVLPSPLSISTKSKMTFFFANLKDRDFLVQRISDFLQRTPSKKPCVSDREWKWNLGDAGCEEVPELPSSSPLAVSPTSALNNRPVNFCAGEVPTASQGLLKLFRRNSEELLGPKGAKEKMKEESWNIHFFEYGRGMCMYRTAKTRELVQKGIPENLRGELWLLFSGAWNEMVTHPGYYGDLVEKSMGKYNLATEEIERDLHRSMPEHPAFQNELGIAALRRVLTAYAFRNPTIGYCQAMNIVTSVLLLYCNEEEAFWLLVALCERMLPDYYNTRVVGALVDQGIFEELTREYLPQLSEKMQELGVISTISLSWFLTLFLSVMPFESAVVIVDCFFYEGIKFILQVSLAILDANMEKLLQCCDEGEAMTILGRYLDNVVNRQSVSPPIPHLHALLTSGDDPPLEIDIFDLIKTSYEKFSNLKADDIEQMRFKQRLKVIQSLEDTAKKSVVRAVSSDIGFSIEELEELYVVFKAKYLMSCYWGNNRAAAARRDQSLPYLEQYRIDMEQFKELFVSLTPWSCGAHTPVLAGRLFRLLDENRDSLINFKEFVTGMSGMYHGDLTDKLKILYKLHLPPALNPEETESALEATSYFTEDVTTEETPEDKGRRNDNGQEKEEKGTSPQDYRYYLRMWAKEKESKKETIKDLPKMSQEQFIELCKTLYNMFSEDPVEQELYHAIATVASLLLRIGEVGKKFSSRPVRKSEDCKTNSTQDPVSEEESPTSEQSQNSAVEQQPQADHEDKTCGDAQPEKNQQENHTLGDGSGEGQGSPLQLLSDDETKDDMSMSSYSMVSTGSLQCEDIADDTVLVGCEGGSAAARYGSTIDTDWSISFEQILASMLTETALVNYFEKKVNILQKIKDQKKVERQFSSSSDYELSSVSG, translated from the exons ATGTGGCTGGGGCCCGAGGAGGTGCTGCTGGCCGGCGCGCTGTGGGTGACGGAGCGGGCCAACCCCTTCTTCTTGCTCCAGCGCCGGCGGGGACACGGCAAAGGGGGCGGCCTCACGG GTCTCCTTGTGGGAACGTTAGATGTAGTTTTGGATTCCAGTGCCAGAGTTGCCCCGTACCGTATTCTGCACCAGACTCAGGACTCTCAAGTATATTGGGCAGTAGCATGTG GATCATCTCGTAAAGAGATCACAAAGCACTGGGAATGGCTGGAGAATAACTTACTGCAGACTCTATCCATCTTTGATAACGAAGAAGATATCACCACCTTTGTCAAGGGCAAGATACAT GGAATTATTGCTGAAGAGAACAAGAATCAGCAGCCCCAGAGCGAAGAGGATCCAGGTAAATTCAAAGAGGCTGAACTGAAGATGCGGAAGCAGTTTGGGATGCCAGAGGTGGAGAAGTTGGTCAATTACTATTCTTGCAGCTATTGGAAGGGGCGTGTACCCCGGCAGGGATGGCTGTACCTCACTGTCAATCACCTCTGTTTCTATTCCTTCCTACTGGGCAAAGAGG tgacaCTGGTGATTCAATGGGTGGATGTAACccagctagaaaaaaatgctacGCTGCTGTTCCCTGAGTGCATTAAAGTGAGCACAAGGGACAGCgaactttatttttccatgtttcttaACATCAATGAGACCTTCAAGTTGATGGAGCAGTTGGCTAACATTGCTATGCGGCAGCTACTGGATAATGAGAGCTTCCTACAGGACAAGTCCCTCCCAAAGCCCAGGAAGCCTCTTAAGAACATCTCTGCGCTAAAAAG AGACCTTGATGCTCGAGCCAAAAACGAATGCTACCGTGCCACTTTTCGGCTGCCCAAGGATGAGTGCCTGGATGGACATACAGACTGTACCTTGTGGACACCATTCAACAAGATGCACATTCCTGGCCAGATGTTTGTTTCCAACAACTACATCTGTTTTGCCAGCAAGGCAGAGGAGGCTTGTCATCTCATCATTCCTCTCAGGGAG GTGACAATAGTTGAGAAGGCCGATAGTTCCAGTGTCTTGCCCAGCCCTCTGTCCATCAGCACTAAAAGTAAAATGACCTTCTTCTTTGCCAATCTGAAGGACCGAGATTTCTTGGTACAGAGAATCTCTGACTTCTTGCAGAGAACACCATCCAAGAAACCATGCGTCAGTGACAGGGAATGGAAGTGGAATTTGGGTGATGCTGGATGCGAG GAGGTTCCAGAGTTGCCTTCCAGCAGCCCACTTGCAGTTAGCCCCACGTCTGCTCTCAACAATCGACCTGTCAACTTCTGTGCAGGAGAGGTGCCAACAGCCTCCCAGGGACTACTCAAactttttagaagaaattctgAGGAGCTCTTGGGACCCAAAGGG GCAAAGGAGAAGATGAAGGAAGAGTCTTGGAACATTCATTTCTTTGAGTATGGGAGAGGGATGTGTATGTATCGCACTGCCAAGACTAGGGAGCTGGTGCAGAAAGGAATTCCAGAGAATCTTCGTGGAGAGCTGTGGCTACTTTTCTCAG GGGCTTGGAACGAGATGGTCACTCATCCTGGTTACTATGGAGATCTTGTGGAAAAGTCAATGGGAAAGTACAATCTTGCTACAGAAGAAATTGAGAGGGATCTGCACCGTTCTATGCCAGAACATCCTGCCTTCCAGAATGAGTTGGGAATTGCTGCCCTCCGGAGAGTCTTAACAGCTTATGCATTCAGAAATCCAACAATTGGGTACTGTCAG GCAATGAACATTGTTACATCAGTGCTGTTGTTATACTGCAATGAGGAAGAAGCTTTCTGGCTCCTAGTGGCTTTATGTGAGCGGATGTTGCCAGATTACTACAATACAAGAGTAGTGG GTGCATTGGTGGACCAAGGCATCTTTGAAGAACTTACACGAGAGTATCTTCCACAGCTGTCAGAAAAGATGCAGGAGCTGGGAGTGATTTCCACCATATCCCTTTCTTGGTTTCTCACACTCTTTCTCAGTGTCATGCCCTTTGAGAGTGCTGTGGTCATTGTTGACTGTTTTTTCTATGAGGGCATCAAGTTTATCTTACAGGTGTCATTGGCCATACTTGATGCAAACATGGAGAAGTTGTTACAGTGCTGTGATGAAGGTGAAGCCATGACTATCCTGGGCAG GTATTTGGACAATGTAGTTAACAGACAGAGCGTCTCACCCCCTATTCCCCACTTGCATGCCTTATTGACCAGTGGAGATGACCCACCACTTGAAATTGACATCTTTGACCTCATCAAAACATCCTATGAG aaatttAGCAATTTGAAGGCAGATGACATTGAACAAATGCGTTTTAAACAAAGGCTGAAGGTGATCCAGTCTCTAGAGGATACAGCCAAGAAGAGCGTG GTCCGAGCTGTGTCTAGTGACATTGGTTTCTCTATTGAAGAACTGGAAGAGCTGTATGTAGTGTTCAAG GCAAAGTATCTGATGAGTTGCTACTGGGGAAATAATCGTGCTGCAGCTGCCCGCCGAGATCAGAGTTTGCCCTACCTGGAGCAGTATCGCATAGACATGGAGCAGTTCAAAGAGCTGTTCGTCAGTTTGACACCCTGGTCCTGCGGTGCACATACACCTGTGCTGGCAGGACGCTTGTTCCGGCTTCTGGATGAGAACAGGGATTCTCTCATTAACTTCAAGGAGTTTGTTACAGGGATGA GTGGGATGTACCATGGTGACCTCACTGATAAACTCAAAATACTTTACAAACTTCATCTGCCTCCTG CTCTGAATCCAGAGGAGACAGAGTCTGCTTTGGAGGCCACAAGTTATTTCACAGAGGATGTTACGACAGAAG aaacCCCAGAAGacaaaggaaggagaaatgacAATGGTCaagaaaaag AGGAGAAAGGTACCAGTCCACAGGACTATAGATACTACCTAAGAATGTGGGCCAAGGAAAAAGAGTCCAAGAAAGAAACTATTAAAGATCTCCCCAAAATGAGCCAG GAACAATTCATAGAGTTATGCAAGACCCTTTACAACATGTTCAGTGAGGACCCTGTAGAACAAGAGCTGTACCATGCAATTGCCACTGTAGCCAGTCTCCTTCTGCGAATTGGGGAGGTCGGAAAGAAGTTCTCCAGCAGACCTGTAAGGAAGTCTGAggactgcaaaacaaacagtacCCAAGATCCTGTGAGTGAAGAGGAGTCACCAACATCTGAACAGAGTCAGAATTCGGCAGTGGAGCAGCAACCCCAAGCTGACCATGAGGACAAAACCTGCGGAGATGCTCAGCCCGAAAAAAACCAGCAGGAGAACCATACTCTAGGAGATGGGTCAGGGGAAGGACAAGGCTCTCCTTTGCAGCTGCTATCAGATGATGAAACCAAAGATGATATGTCCATGTCTTCCTACTCCATGGTCAGCACAGGCTCCCTGCAGTGTGAAGACATTGCAGATGACACGGTCCTGGTTGGCTGTGAAGGTGGCAGTGCAGCTGCCAGGTACGGCAGTACCATTGACACTGACTGGTCAATCTCCTTTGAGCAGATCTTAGCTTCCATGCTGACTGAGACAGCCCTCGTAAACTACTTTGAGAAAAAGGTCAACATTCTCCAAAAGATTAAAGATCAGAAGAAGGTGGAGAGGCAGTTCAGTTCATCCAGTGACTACGAACTTTCCTCCGTGTCAGGGTGA